One segment of Triticum aestivum cultivar Chinese Spring chromosome 2A, IWGSC CS RefSeq v2.1, whole genome shotgun sequence DNA contains the following:
- the LOC123189116 gene encoding OVARIAN TUMOR DOMAIN-containing deubiquitinating enzyme 12: MTHMFPNGGASSSSTSVSSQRSETDDDKMIAMVLEEEYAKLDGAMAKRLTNLTSIPHVPRINTYFPTYSDATMDHHRLHDRLNAYGLFEVRVSGDGNCQFRALSDQLYRSPEYHKHVRKEIVKQLKACNSLYEGHVPMKYKHYCKKMKKSGEWGDHVTLQAAADKFAAKICLLTSFRDTCFVEIVPQYQAPQRELWLSFWSEIHYNSLYDARDLPSKYKPRKKHWLF; the protein is encoded by the exons ATGACGCATATGTTTCCAAATGGAGGTGCCTCGTCCAGCTCAACCTCTGTGAGCAGCCAGAGGAGCGAGACAGATGATGACAAGATGATTGCAATGGTTCTTGAAGAAGAATATGCGAAGCTAGATGGTGCTATGGCCAAGCGCCTTACGAATTTGACATCTATTCCT CATGTTCCCCGGATTAATACATACTTCCCAACATATAGTGATGCCACCATGGATCATCATCGTCTTCATGACAG GTTAAATGCATATGGCTTGTTTGAAGTGAGGGTATCAGGTGATGGCAATTGTCAG TTCCGTGCACTCTCAGACCAGCTATATCGATCACCTGAGTATCACAAGCATGTTCGGAAAGAGATAGTGAAGCAG CTCAAGGCGTGCAACTCTTTGTATGAGGGGCATGTCCCAATGAAATATAAACACTATTGCAAGAAGATGAAAAA ATCTGGGGAATGGGGAGACCATGTCACATTGCAAGCAGCTGCTGATAAG TTTGCTGCGAAGATATGCCTTCTTACATCTTTCAGAGATACCTGTTTTGTTGAAATTGTTCCACAGTATCAGGCTCCACAAAGAG AGCTTTGGCTAAGTTTTTGGTCTGAAATTCACTACAACTCACTATACGATGCACGAG ATCTCCCGAGCAAGTACAAGCCTAGAAAGAAGCACTGGTTGTTTTAG